In Malassezia japonica chromosome 2, complete sequence, one DNA window encodes the following:
- the ERG7 gene encoding lanosterol synthase (antiSMASH:Cluster_2; COG:I; EggNog:ENOG503NX15; BUSCO:EOG09260SIZ), which translates to MNVHNEPPPLGTTDLGRWRLRVSDGGRHVWHYLETQEEADQWPQTIEDKYWLGLDVNLPDLPHAKSAQEAAENGIAFYRHLQSSDGHFAGEYGGPMFLLPGLIIGMYVTKTPIPAPWRIEIARYLWNRQDPDDGGWGIHIEGHSTVFGTALNYTVLRLVGVDADHPMMVRARSKLYQLGGATAIPSWGKLWLAILNVYDWDGLNPIPPELWLLPDFVPIHPWRWWIHTRMVYLPMGFLYGKRFKADMDPLIASLREELYPQPYDEIYWPDQRNNVAEADLYSPHTRVVDALFQVLGVYEKYHMPWVRNKGIQLAYQLIVKEDENTGHQCLGPVNKMLNYISRWVVEGSDSEAMRLHREKLKDFAWMSGEGLMMTGTNGSQLWDTSFIGQALVDSGLVTRPENKALASHILAWLDACQIRENPRHYRSAYRFATKGAWPFSTREQGYTVSDCTAEGLKGVLMLQESNAGLGHPVNKQRLHDTVDLLLTMQNPGGGYASYETINGPSITEWLNPAEVFGRIMVEYAYPECTTSVVTGLRLFQKYDSYRSADIDATVKAAVEYILHAQRNDGSWYGSWAICFTYAAMFALESLRHAGMTCENSEPVRRACAFLISKQQADGGWGESYKAPKSQVVQTAWAIIALLHANYPDQAPIKRAVQLIIDRQQPNGSWKQEQIEGIFNHNCAISYPNYKFSFTIWALGKAARELDW; encoded by the exons ATGAACGTGCACAACGaaccgccgccgctgggcACGACCGACCTGGGCCGCTGGCGCCTGCGTGTCTCGGATGGAGGCAGGCATGTGTGGCACTacctcgagacgcaggAGGAGGCGGATCAGTGGCCGCAGACCATCGAGGACAAGTACtggctcggcctcgacgtg AATCTGCCGGACCTGCCGCACGCCAAGAGCGCGCAGGAGGCGGCCGAGAACGGTATCGCTTTCTACAGGCACCTGcagtcgagcgacggccACTTTGCGGGCGAGTACGGCGGGCCAATGTTCCTGCTGCCCGGCCTGATCATCGGCATGTACGTGACCAAGACGCCGATTCctgcgccgtggcgcatCGAGATTGCGCGGTACTTGTGGAATAGGCAGGACCCCGACGATGGGGGCTGGGGCAT CCACATTGAGGGACACTCGACTGTATTCGGCACCGCGCTGAACTACacggtgctgcgcctggtcggcgtcgacgcggaccACCCCATGATggtgcgcgcacgcagcaaGCTGTaccagctcggcggtgcgacGGCCATTCCCAGCTGGGGCAAGCTGTGGCTCGCGATCCTCAACGTCTACGACTGGGACGGCCTGAACCCCATCCCCCCGGAGCTCTGGCTCTTGCCCGACTTTGTGCCGATCCACCCGTGGCGCTGGTGGATCCACACGCGCATGGTGTACCTGCCGATGGGCTTCTTGTACGGCAAGCGCTTCAAGGCCGACATGGATCCACTGATTGCGTCGCTGCGGGAGGAGCTCTACCCCCAGCCCTACGACGAGATCTACTGGCCGGACCAGCGCAACAACGTCGCAGAGGCGGACCTGTACTcgccgcacacgcgcgtcgtcgacgcactcttccaggtgctcggcgtgtaCGAAAAGTACCACATGCCGTGGGTCCGCAACAAGGGTATCCAGCTCGCCTACCAGCTGATCGTCAAGGAGGACGAGAACACGGGGCACCAGTGCCTCGGGCCGGTGAACAAGATGCTCAACTATATCAGCCGCTGGGTCGTCGAGGGGAGCGACAgcgaggcgatgcgcctgcaccgcgaAAAGCTCAAGGACTTTGCGTGGATGAGCGGCGAGGGGCTCATGATGACCGGCACGAACGGCTCGCAGCTCTGGGACACGTCGTTCATCGGGCAGGCGCTCGTTGACTCGGGCCTCGTGACGCGCCCAGAGAACAAGGCGCTTGCGTCGCACATCCTCGCGTGGCTCGACGCGTGCCAGATCCGCGAGAATCCGCGCCACTACCGCAGCGCGTACCGCTTCGCGACCAAGGGGGCGTGGCCGTTCAgcacgcgcgagcaggGCTACACGGTGAGCGACTGCACCGCCGAGGGCCTCAAAGGTGTGCTGATGCTCCAGGAAAGCAACGC TGGCCTCGGGCACCCCGTGAacaagcagcgcctgcacgacACGGTCGACCTCTTGCTCACGATGCAGAACCCGGGCGGAGGCTACGCGAGCTACGAGACGATCAACGGGCCAAGCATCACCGAGTGGCTCAATCCGGCCGAGGTCTTTGGCCGCATCATGGTCGAGTACGCGTATCCGGAGTGCACGACGTCGGTCGTGAcgggcctgcgcctctttcaGAAGTACGACTCGTACCGCAGCGCCGATATTGA CGCAACGGTCAAGGCCGCCGTCGAGTACATCCTGCACGCCCAGCGCAACGACGGGTCGTGGTACGGCTCGTGGGCGATCTGCTTTACCTACGCGGCCATGTTTGCTCTCGAGAGCCTGCGCCACGCGGGCATGACGTGCGAAAACAGCGAgccagtgcgccgcgcatgcgcatTCCTCATCAGCAAGCAACAGGCGGACGGCGGCTGGGGCGAGAGCTACAAG GCACCCAAGTCCCAGGTCGTGCAGACGGCCTGGGCGATCATCGCCCTGCTCCACGCCAACTACCCCGACCAGGCCCCGATCAAGCGCGCAGTGCAGCTGATCATCGACCGCCAGCAGCCCAACGGCTCGTGGAAGCAGGAGCAGATCGAGGGCATTTTCAACCA CAACT GCGCCATCTCTTACCCGAACTACAAGTTCAGCTTTACAATCTGGGCCCTCGGCAAGGCCGCCCGCGAACTCGACTGGTAG
- a CDS encoding uncharacterized protein (antiSMASH:Cluster_2; TransMembrane:2 (o273-295i316-332o); COG:J; EggNog:ENOG503Q37W) encodes MLGVPSRRATALVRRLGCTRTTHGLAEAARQLANARLAQAPSELPAEVHHEARQYARWLHDEACARHTAPHDIRTALQDMVRRVAHGEPLAYVIETEEWAMRLAERVAPQLAQNGARFRVLDLCTGSGCIALLLAHTWAGAQRPLRITAVDCDACAVTLAKENAACNRLDVDVVQADMLDDAACSALGTFDVVVCNPPYIRGDEWLMLPSSVRDYEARGALVGHAADDGLAYYRRLADLARAGLVQRPGGVLAMEVGAGQADDVSALFNFQSLLLVILLTICTCTYVRATAPVLIDRNKKGFLGVFFKAARIGERLSPYCSIACLIMALYVIT; translated from the exons ATGCTTggcgtgccgagccgccgcgcgacggcgctcgtgcggcgATTGGGGTGTACGCGCACGACACATGGCCTTGCAGaggctgcgcggcagctcgccaaTGCACGGCTCGCACAGGCGCCATCCGAGCTCCCGGCCGAAGTGCACCACGAAGCGAGGCAGTATGCACGCTGGCTGCACGACgaagcgtgcgcacggcataccgcgccgcacgatATCCGTaccgcgctgcaggacatggtccggcgcgtcgcacacgGCGAGCCACTCGCCTATGTCATCG AGACAGAAGAGTGGGCgatgcgcctcgcggagcgcgtagcgccccagctcgcgcagaaTGGCGCGCGCTTCCGTGTGCTAGACCTGTGCACGGGCTCTGGATGTATCGCCTTGCTGCTGGCGCATACTTGGGCCGGCGCCCAGCGGCCCTTGCGCATTACAGCCGTCGACTGCGATGCGTGTGCAGTGACACTTGCCAAGGAAAATGCGGCATGCAACCGCCTAGACGTGGACGTCGTGCAGGCAGATAtgctcgacgatgcggcgtGTTCAGCGCTAGGGACGTTTGACGTCGTCGTGTGCAATCCGCCGTACATACGCGGAGATGAGTGGCTGATGCTCCCCTCGTCTGTGCGCGACTacgaggcgcgtggcgcATTAGTAGGCCATgctgccgacgacggcctCGCATATTACCGccggctcgccgacctcgcgcgcgccggcctcgtccagcgccccggcggcgtgcttgcGATGGAAGTCGGTGCAGGCCAGGCTGACGATGTC TCTGCGCTCTTCAACTTCCAGTCGCTGCTCCTCGTGATCCTGCTGACGATCTGCACCTGCACATACGTGCGTGCGACCGCGCCGGTATTGATCGACCGCAACAAGAAAGG CTTCCTGGGCGTCTTTTTCAAGGCCGCACGGATAG gcgagcgcctctcTCCTTATTGTTCCATTGCATGCCTCATCATGGCGCTCTATGTCATTACCTAG
- the NAS6 gene encoding putative ankyrin-repeat protein (COG:O; antiSMASH:Cluster_2; EggNog:ENOG503NXYE), protein MSQDSKLHRACLDGNLGLVKQYLAEDSSEAHLNERDADGRTPLHWAASGNDKLDIVKALFAAGPVHVDERDGSSWTPLMIASSAGADRIVDFLLEHGADPSASNVRKLTALHYASSKNHPAIVRALLEAGADVNAQDGALQRPIHRAASAGHDAVIRALLNPPARGDGSAAAKTRVNPADRLGNTPLHLAVESGHSQTAAILIGEGGCDRNRPNADGIIAEQMEGVGGLEQKRLRDFLVNSFGAP, encoded by the exons ATGTCGCAGGACTCGAAGCTGCACCGTGCGTGCCTGGACG GCAATCTCGGCCTTGTGAAACAGTACCTTGCCGAGGAttcgagcgaggcgcatcTTAATGagcgcgatgccgacggacgcacgccgctgcactGGGCGGCCTCCGGCAATGACAAGCTGGACATTGTCAAGGCGCTTTTCGCCGCCGGCCCTgtgcacgtcgacgagcgcgatggCAGCAGCTGGACGCCCCTGATGATtgcgtcgtcggccggcgcggacCGTATCGTCGATTTCCTGCTGGAGCA TGGCGCCGATCCCAGTGCGAGCAATGTGCGCAAGCTGACCGCGCTGCATTATGCGAGCAGCAAGAACCACCCCGCGatcgtgcgtgcgctcctcgaggcgggcgCAGATGTGAATGCgcaggacggcgcgctgcagcgcccTAT CCACCGTGCGGCGAGTGCCGGCCACGATGCCGTgatccgtgcgctgctcaacccccccgcgcgcggcgacgggTCAGCGGCCGCCAAGACGCGTGTCAA CCCCGCGGACCGTCTCGGAAATAcgccgctgcacctcgcggtCGAGTCCGGCCACTCGCAGACGGCCGCGATCCTGATCGGCGAGGGCGGCTGCGACCGCAACCGCCCCAATGCCGACGGTATCATTGCCGAGCAGATGGAAGGCGTCGGTGGCCTGGAGCAGAAGCGTCTGCGCGACTTTTTGGTCAACTCTTTTGGTGCACCGTAG
- a CDS encoding uncharacterized protein (antiSMASH:Cluster_2; COG:K; EggNog:ENOG503P2XI; BUSCO:EOG09264VRO), whose product MPLETPEPLRRVETRETPQGRQASQELRRSVSRRSESRPAGDGETYAREEPMENDDEDAESDGAEGDSLAEDEFSRQQMIYAAQQRNMGLLSQVMDEDQLERHMASRRGTLNKASVRKLINHVLSQSVNQHFVMAASGVGKVFVGEMVEQARKVQEERKDTGAIKPVHLYEAYRRYKLTQERPGHYPPGSSSGAAGLGRRRRMF is encoded by the exons ATGCCGCTGGAAacgcccgagccgctgcggcgcgtcgagacgcgcgagacgccgcAGGGGCGACAGGCGAGTCAAGAGCTGCGGCGTAGtgtgtcgcggcgcagtgaGTCGCGACccgcgggcgacggcgagacCTATGCTCGCGAAGAACCGATGGAAAATGACGACGAAGACGCCGAGTcggacggcgccgagggcgactcgctcgccgaggacgagttCAGCCGGCAGCAGATGATCTATGCGGCACAGCAGCGCAACATGGGCCTTTTGTCACAGGTCATGGACGAggaccagctcgagcgccacatggcctcgcgcagggGCACACTGAACAAGGCCAGCGTCCGCAAACTGATCAACCACGTCCTCTCGCAGTCGGTCAACCAGCACTTTGTCATGGCTGCGAGCGGTGTGGGCAAGGTGTTTGTCGGCGAAATGGTCGAGCAGG CGCGCAAAGTCCAGGAAGAGCGAAAAGACACGGGGGCGATCAAACCTGTCCACCTCTACGAGGCGTACCGCCGCTACAAGCTCACCCAGGAGCGCCCGGGGCACTACCCGCcgggctcctcgagcggcgccgcgggaCTCggacgtcgccgccgcatgTTTTAG
- the LYS9 gene encoding saccharopine dehydrogenase (NADP+, L-glutamate-forming) (COG:H; antiSMASH:Cluster_2; EggNog:ENOG503NUXI), translating into MSGSEVLTHPSIRDGWFHEISPQWPGQAMSLQVRRILHAEQSKYQDVLVFESETYGNVLVLDGAIQCTERDEFSYQEMIAHLPINSHPDPKRVLIIGGGDGGVLREVVKHDSVQEAILCDIDEAVPRVSTKYLPKMAEGLTHPKSTVIIGDGFAFLKDPKNQGAFDVIITDSSDPDGPAEVLFQQPYFELLKGALKPGGHISTQAESMWVHLELIGKLSKSTKQLFPVADYAFTTIPTYPCGQIGFVVCSLDANRNVREPLRTVPNCSYYNNQVHRAAFVLPEFTRRVIEDGAAAPGPVVATGDGSTQAKRDPKKVLLLGSGYVARPALEYLLRVPEYSVTVGSQRNAASLFPEHPRVQTISVNVNDKAALGEAIKGHDLVISLIPYIYHADVIKAACEHKVDVLTTSYISDAIRQLESEIKAAGITVFNEIGLDPGLDHLYAVKAIKEIHDAGGKVKSFLSYCGGLPAPEAATNPLGYKFSWSSRGVLLALRNTAKFYQAPSQEAQVVSGLELMKSAKPYYIMPAFAFVAYPNRDSTPFREFYNIPEAETLIRGTLRYQGFPEFVLALVRLGFLDEEAKDWLVDGLTWAQLTAKLVGASATDEKTLVDGVRATCTFDDAEHELRVLQGFRWLGLFDNSTKATVHGTPAQLKENKGGNLLDTLCKNLEQKCAYEPGERDMVMLQHRFGIETKDGEEKTLTSTLLDYGVPNGTTSMAKLVGMPCGVAARLLLEGNPALKQAGILAPYTFEIAEPIRQGLLAEGIALEERYV; encoded by the coding sequence ATGAGCGGTTCTGAAGTTCTGACGCACCCGAGCATCCGTGACGGCTGGTTCCACGAGATCAGCCCCCAGTGGCCTGGCCAGGCGATGAGCCTGCAGGTTCGCCGCATCCTGCACGCTGAGCAGAGCAAGTACCAGGACGTGCTCGTGTTCGAGTCCGAGACCTACGGCAAtgtgctcgtgctcgacggcgcgatCCAGTgcacggagcgcgacgagttTTCGTACCAGGAGATGATTGCGCACCTTCCGATCAACTCGCACCCCGACCCCAAGCGTGTGCTGATCATTGGCGGTGGTGACGGTGGTGTGCTCCGCGAGGTCGTCAAGCACGACAGCGTGCAGGAGGCCATCCTCTGTGACATTGACGAGGCGGTGCCCCGTGTCTCGACCAAGTACCTCCCCAAGATGGCCGAGGGCCTTACGCACCCCAAGTCGACCGTGATCATCGGCGACGGCTTTGCCTTCCTCAAGGACCCCAAGAACCAGGGCGCGTTTGACGTGATCATCACCGACTCGTCGGACCCCGACGGCccggccgaggtgctcttCCAGCAGCCCTACTTTGAGCTGCTCAAGGGCGCGCTCAAGCCCGGCGGACACATCTCGACCCAGGCCGAGAGCATGTGGGTCCACCTCGAGCTCATCGGCAAGCTCTCCAAGTCGACCAAGCAGCTCTTCCCGGTTGCCGACTACGCCTTCACCACGATTCCCACCTACCCCTGTGGCCAGATCGGCTTTGTGGTCtgctcgctcgacgcgaaCCGCAACGTGCGTgagccgctgcgcaccgtgccCAACTGCAGCTACTACAACAACCAGGTGCACCGTGCGGCGTTTGTGCTGCCCGAGTTTACGCGCCGCGTGATTGaggacggcgccgcggcgcctggccCGGTGGTTGCCACCGGCGACGGCTCCACTCAGGCCAAGCGCGACCCCAAGAAGgtgctcctgctcggctcgggctacgtcgcgcgcccTGCGCTCGAGTACCTGCTCCGTGTCCCCGAGTACAGCGTGACGGTGGGCTCGCAGCGCAacgccgcctcgctcttCCCCGAGCACCCCCGCGTGCAGACTATCTCGGTGAACGTCAACGACAaggctgcgctcggcgaggcgatcAAGGGCCACGACCTGGTGATCTCGCTCATCCCCTACATCTACCACGCGGATGTGATCAAGGCCGCGTGCGAGCAcaaggtcgacgtgctcacCACCTCGTACATCTCGGACGCCATCCGCCAGCTTGAGTCCGAGATCAAGGCCGCGGGCATCACCGTCTTTAACGAGATCGGTCTCGACCCCGGTCTGGACCACCTGTACGCGGTCAAGGCGATCAAGGAGAtccacgacgccggcggcaaGGTCAAGTCCTTCCTGTCCTACTGCGGTGGTCTccccgcgcccgaggcggcgacCAACCCCCTGGGCTACAAGTTCTCGTGGTCGTCCCGCGGtgtgctccttgcgctgcgcaacacGGCCAAGTTCTACCAGGCCCCCTCGCAGGAGGCGCAGGTGGTCAGCGGCCTGGAGCTCATGAAGAGCGCCAAGCCCTACTACATCATGCCTGCCTTTGCGTTTGTCGCCTACCCCAACCGCGACTCGACGCCCTTCCGCGAGTTTTACAACATccccgaggccgagacgctgatccgcggcacgctgcgctaCCAGGGCTTCCCCGAGTTTgtcctggcgctcgtccgccTTGGCTtcctggacgaggaggcgaaGGACTGGCTCGTCGACGGTCTCACCTGGGCGCAGCTCACTGccaagctcgtcggcgcctcggccaccgACGAGAAGACGCTCGTggacggcgtgcgtgccaCGTGCACCTTTGACGACGCggagcacgagctgcgtgtCCTGCAAGGCTTCCGCTGGCTCGGTCTCTTTGACAACAGCACCAAGGCGACCGTGCACGGCACCCccgcgcagctcaaggAGAACAAGGGCGGCAacctgctcgacacgctctgCAAGAACCTCGAGCAGAAGTGTGCCTACGAGCCCGGTGAGCGCGACATGGTCATGCTCCAGCACCGCTTTGGTATCGAGACCAAGGACGGCGAGGAGAAGACGCTCACCtcgacgctcctcgactACGGTGTGCCGAACGGCACGACCTCGATGGCGAAGCTGGTCGGTATGCCGTGCGGTgtggccgcgcgcctcctgctcgagggcAACCCTGCGCTGAAGCAGGCTGGCATTCTCGCCCCCTACACCTTTGAGATCGCGGAGCCCATCCGCCAGGGTCTGCTCGCCGAAGGCATTGccctcgaggagcgctaTGTGTAA
- the TUB2 gene encoding Tubulin beta chain (Beta tubulin) (COG:Z; antiSMASH:Cluster_2; EggNog:ENOG503NVXK): MEACTAGIRVAAGAARLFSQKTMREIVHLQTGQCGNQVGSKFWEVLSEEHGIDGDGNYVGNSPLQLERINVYYNEAAENKYVPRAVLVDLEPGTMDSIRSSNIGGLFRPDNFVFGQSGAGNNWAKGHYTEGAELVDSVMDVVRKEAENCDMLQGFQITHSLGGGTGAGMGTLLISKIREEFPDRMMATFSVMPSPKVSDTVVEPYNATLSVHQLVENSDETFCIDNEALYDICFRTLKLKSPTYDDLNQLVSLVMSGVTTCLRFPGQLNSDLRKLAVNMVPFPRLHFFMVGFAPLTAKGSQQYRAVSVSELTSQMFDAKNMMAASDPRQGRYLTVAAYFRGKLSMKEVEDQMQAVQTKNSSYFVEWIPNNVQTAHCDIAPRDLKMSVTFIGNNTAIQDLFKRVSVQFQAMFRRKAFLHWYTGEGMDEMEFTEAESNLADLISEYQQYQDATVDDDYEEIDGYEGEEQYEEEEM; encoded by the coding sequence ATGGAGGCGTGTACGGCCGGAatccgcgtcgcggcgggcgccgctcgtctcTTTTCGCAGAAAACGATGCGGGAGATTGTGCATCTGCAGACTGGCCAGTGTGGCAATCAAGTGGGCTCCAAGTTCTGGGAGGTGCTCTCGGAGGAGCACGGCATCGATGGCGATGGCAACTATGTCGGTAactcgccgctgcagctcgagcgcatcaacGTGTACTATAACGAGGCGGCGGAAAACAAGTACGTGCCtcgcgcggtgctcgtcgaTCTCGAGCCCGGCACCATGGACTCGATCCGCTCGAGCAACATTGGTGGCCTTTTCCGCCCCGACAACTTTGTCTTTGGCCAGAGCGGTGCGGGCAACAACTGGGCCAAGGGCCACTACACCGAgggtgccgagctcgtggacTCGGTCATGGACGTCGTCCGCAAGGAGGCCGAGAACTGTGACATGCTCCAGGGCTTCCAGATCACCCACTCGCTGGGTGGTGGTACGGGTGCGGGTATGGGCACGCTGCTCATCTCCAAGATCCGCGAAGAGTTCCCCGACCGGATGATGGCGACCTTCTCGGTGATGCCCTCGCCCAAGGTCTCGGACACGGTCGTGGAGCCGTACAACGCTACGCTCTCCGTGCACCAGCTCGTGGAGAACAGCGACGAGACCTTCTGTATCGACAACGAAGCGCTCTACGATATCTGCTTCCGCACGCTGAAGCTCAAGTCGCCGACGTACGACGATCTGAACCAGCTCGTTTCGCTGGTCATGTCGGGTGTTACGACCTGCCTGCGCTTCCCGGGTCAGCTCAACTCggacctgcgcaagctcgccgTGAACATGGTGCCCTTCCCGCGCCTGCACTTCTTCATGGTCGgctttgcgccgctcaCGGCCAAGGGCTCGCAGCAGTACCGCGCGGTTTCCGTGTCGGAGCTTACTTCGCAGATGTTTGACGCAAAGAACATGATGGCCGCCTCGGACCCGCGCCAGGGCCGCTACCTGACGGTGGCCGCCTACTTCCGCGGCAAGCTCTCGATGAAGGAGGTCGAGGACCAGATGCAGGCCGTGCAGACCAAGAACTCGTCCTATTTTGTGGAGTGGATCCCGAACAATGTGCAGACCGCGCACTGCGAcattgcgccgcgcgacctAAAGATGTCGGTCACCTTTATCGGCAACAACACCGCGATCCAGGACCTGTTCAAGCGTGTCTCGGTGCAGTTCCAGGCCATGTTCCGGCGCAAGGCCTTCTTGCACTGGTACACTGGCGAGGGTATGGACGAGATGGAGTTTACCGAGGCCGAGTCGAACCTCGCAGACCTCATCAGCGAATACCAGCAGTACCAGGACGCGACCGTGGACGACGACTACGAGGAGATCGACGGCTACGAGGGCGAAGAGCAgtacgaggaggaggagatGTAG